In the Alistipes provencensis genome, TATCCCAAAATGACTTTGAAGAAAGAAGCCTCGGAAGAAACCCTTGCCGAAGAATCGGAACCAGAACCTCTTTTAATTCATTGTCCGGCTTGCGGCACGGAGGTCTCCCGCTATGCCCCGGCGTGTCTTAAATGCGGGCATCCGATATGCCCAACCGAATCGACACACAATGAAAACATTATCAATGTTCAACAGGAGAAGAAAGAAGATCGAGGCGGTTGTTTATGGTCTTTATTGGGACTAATCGTGCTAATAGTGGCTTCTATCTTCTTCAATTTCATCGGCTATTTCATTGCGCTCATTATTCTAGCTCTTTGCCGGGTATTCAGCGCTGGAGAGGCCATTTTTCTATTTATCGTAGGCTTAATTCTCACATTATTACTACCCATTCTCGGAATCATATCTTTAGGAGCATTGTTTTTATCGTAAAGAAATTAACGAACCTTAAACAAACAATCATGAAAAAAATTATTTTACTCCTTATGGGGTTGGCAATGTGCCTCTTTGTAGAAGCGCAAGAAAAGGCAAAAACTACGAATGTGCAGGGGTATGCTCTGGCAATCGACAATGCATTCTACTCGTTCAAAGAGAGTACGAAAGCAATTACAGATCAAAACTCCCGGAGGGGATTCGATATGCAGTTCTTCTTCACCCAAAAAGCAGGTTATCCTATTATGGGAATAGCCAACATTGCTGGAACAGGTATGCTTTTCACTGTCCGAAATACGAAGACCGCAAAGGAATATTCAGCAAATAGCACCGTCGTATTAGAATGTATTGGATTGGACAACACAAGTCCGTTTAATATTATATTTGACTTCGGAGACAATGCCGAAGATTTCTGTTATCCATGGAGTTTCACGCTGAAAGCTCCTGATATGATGGTAACAGCAAGTTTCCGAGACAAAGACGGAATAAAACTGGTTTCAGAAGACACCGACTACAAAGAAGTATTTAAGGTATTGCAAGCCAAATACAAAGAACATTATAATATTAAATAATCTTGCATATTTCATCATAATTTTCCCTTCGTATATAATCCCGGTCGCGGATAAAGCGCATAGTTGTAAGTTGTTATCCACATCCTTTCCGAATCTTTATCCCGACCGTTCTTAGTTGTCCCGACCTGCCGCAACCCGGCAGGTCGCTTTGTTAAATCCCGACGGAAGATGCTGCGACGCGATTACAGCCCATGTAGTCGGAAACTCAATAAAATTCATTATCCGCCTGTTTCGAGCCAATGTATAGGGCTTAAATAAGCAAGCAGCAATGATGGTCTCCAGTACATAGCGGCTGAATCGGCCTGCGTACTCATAGCCGGAAGTATCACCCAAAAACAAAATCGCATGAAAAACAAAGAAGAAATCAGACGCTACCTCGATGCCCAATTCAGCCCATCGGAAGACGACATGGTGCAAATCGTCCAAAACGATTTCGACCGCATTTTGAATAACGCGGCATCTTGCGCCCTAATTACGGTCGAGAGTGCAATGCCCGTTTTGGCGGAGCAACTCCGCACCGAATTGGAAGCCCTGCACATCGAAGCCGACCTCGACGTGATTGTAAAAGTAAGCTATCATCCCGTTTCGGAAATAAGTTTCGACGACCTATGCAGCCTCTTAACCGTTATCCACGAATTTGCACCGCAGGTTAATATCGTCTGGGGCTGCGGCACGGATGCTAAACTGGCAGAAACCGACTTTTCGATTCTGTTGCTGATCGGGACATCGGCAGAGTAAATTTGCAAGAGGCTGTCTAACAAGTCCGATTTTAAGCATTTCACCCCTGTCAGACAACGCTCTGGCGGGGGTGATTTGCAATTTCGGGAATCTATTAGACAGCCCCATTTTATTTCGTCCCGACAGAAGATACTGCGATGCAATTACAACTCATATAGCCATAAAACCAATAAAATTCATTATCCGCCTGTTTAGAGCGACTATATAGGTCCAAATACAGCAACCACCCAGCAACCAAATACTTAACAACAAAGCCATCATCGAAGAGTAATCAATACCATATTTGCCCGTTCATGAAATCTATAATGGCCGAATAAACGTAAAATTAGATAATAGGAGCACTATTGCCAGAACTAAAAACACCAAATCTTTTATCTGAAAACCAAACAGGTCAGAATCAGAATGAAATAGCTTTAATCGACCAATTGTTGTGTCCATCAATAAGTATAAACATCCCACACCAAAGCCAAACGCAGCTATTACTGATACTATATTGATAATACCATTCATAAGCTATTTAGCAACATCCTTGTTTTCGCTAACCTGTTTCAATAGCAAGAGTATATCTTCGGGATCCTTAATTTGTAAACTATCTTTATAAGTGGTAAAAATATCTTCTTTTAATTCTCGTTCTTGGCGGTGGCTCAAATATTCATCAATAGTTTTAATTATACCCGGAAGACCATCCGTAGCCAATTTAGTCCCATCTGCGGCTTCATAGCCTCCACCACATAATAACAATATTAAGCCAAATACGACTGTGGTCTTTTTTACTTTAGATTTAATATCAATCTTACCGGGGCTATTAATATTAATGGTGACCTCCAAATCGTCAGAACTAATTCCCAGAACAAATTTTTCGGATATCTCATCCAATATTTCCATTAGACTAGCCCCCAATCCAAATAGATTTTTAGCCGCAATTGTATCTGATCCAACATTAATTACAAAATGAGCCTCATCTTCAAGTATAAATAAATCATTGACAGATCGTTCAATGATCTCTGCATAGTCATTAACCTTATTAACAGCGTGATGAGCCGTAAACATTCGATATAAGTAGGGGTCTAACTCCTTTCGTCGAACCTCTTTGATCCATCTTACAGGTCTCTTTAACAAAGAATTGTCTTTATCATTATTATAATCTGAATATGCCCATTGTTCACTTTCTATAATACCAAAACTTACATTATCAGAATTAAAAGATGGTATGATAATTACATCTCCAATTTTAATATCATATGCAAATCGTACGATTTGAGATGCAATGAGAGAAATCTTTCTTTTATCCAAGGGTTTCTCATCTAAAGCATGATACGTTTGTATCTTTTGTCTTATTTCTTTTATTACCAATGATTCATTGGTTTTATATACGTTTCTCTGGGCCTTCAAGAATTCTATAGATACTTCTTTATGTCCAAGTGAGATATAGTTATTATCAATAAATGTCTCATATAAACTCCCTGATTGCGTTCTAATCAACCAATAATTTTTGGTTGAAGAAACAGTTTGGATTGCTTGTATAAGCAAATCAAGGTCTGCAGCAAATGTCCCCATAATGCAATGATACTATTTATTATTTAAATACAAATATAGGTGATAAATTTTAGAAAGATATGATTCGGCAATAAAACTTTGAGTCTAAATCTATTGGATAGCGACCATTTATGTACCACTTGTGTACCACCGCCATTTTTTCGGCTATATACCACAAAAGAAAAATCCTTGACATTCGATTGAATATCAAGGATTTTCGATAAGTCGGGGTGACTGGATTCGAACCAGCGACCACACGCCCCCCAGACGTGTACTCTAACCGGACTGAGCTACGCCCCGATTCCGTCTGCAAAAGGCCGAAACCCTTCGCTTTGGGACTGCAAATATAGTCTTTTTTTCAAAAACAACCATATTTCTGCAAGATTTTTTTCTACTTTTGCGGAAATGAAACCATTCCTGCGTCTCATACAACTCCTCGCCGCGGCCTTCGCGGCCGGATGCAAAGGCCCTGCAAAGCACTCCCCGAGCGGCTTCGCGGCCGAAGTCTGCACCCCGGCCCATGTTTCGGGCTTCGACTATATTATTATATAGAACAACCGATGAAGCGCACCGCCCTCCTCTTCACCCTGCTCACGCTGCTCACCGCCGCACTCTTCATCGCCGACCTCGCCGTCGGTTCGGTCGCGGTGCCCCTCGGCGATGTCTGGGCGGCCCTCACGGGAGGCGCATGCGACCCCTCGGCGAGCGATATCATCCTGAAAATCCGCCTGCTAAAAGCCGTCACGGCACTCTTCGCCGGCGCAGCACTCGCCGCCAGCGGCCTCCAGATGCAGACCCTCTTCCGCAACCCGCTGGCAGGCCCCTATGTGCTGGGCGTCAGTTCGGGCGCAGGGCTCGGCGTGGCGCTGTTCCTGCTGGGCGCCCCCCTGCTGGGCATCGCCGGACACACGTTCGTCCAGTCGCTGGGCATCGCCGGAGCGGCGTGGCTGGGCGCGGCCGCCGTGCTGGGCATCGTCATGGCCGTCAGCCGCCGTATCAAAGATATTATGGTCATCCTGATCCTCGGCATGATGCTCGGCTCGGGCATCGGTTCGGTGGTCGAGATCCTGCAATACCTGTCGAGCGAATCGGCCCTCAAGTCGTTCGTCATCTGGACCATGGGGTCGCTCGGCGACGTCACCGCCAGCCAGTTGGCGCTGCTGCTCCCGGTCGTCACGGCGGGACTCGTCTTGGCCGTGGCCGTCATCAAACCGCTCAACCTGCTGCTGCTGGGCGAGAACTACGCCCGCACGATGGGGCTCAACGTCCAGCGCACACGCACGCTGATCTTCCTCTCCACAGTCCTGCTCGCCGGTACCGTCACCGCCTTCTGCGGGCCCGTGGGATTCATCGGACTGGCCGTGCCGCACCTCGCCCGCATGCTCTTCGCCTCGGCCGACCACCGCGTGCTCATGCCCGCCTCGATGCTCACCGGTGCTGCGCTGTTGCTCGTCTGCGACCTCATCGCCAAGCTCCTCGCCCTGCCCATCAACACCATCACGGCCCTGATGGGCATTCCGGTCGTCATCTACGTCGTCGTCCGCAACCGCAATATCTTCTGACCATGAGCATCCGCCTCGACCATATCGCCCTCTCCTATGGCAGCCGCACGCTGCTGGAAGACGTCTCAGCCTCGTTCGAACAGGGACGGCTGACGGCCCTGATCGGCCGCAACGGTACGGGTAAAAGCACCCTGCTGCGGGCCTTGGCCGGACTGGGCGCCACCGCTGCCGGAAACATCGAGCTTTGCGGCCGGCCGCTGACAGCACTCACTCCCCACGAGCGGGCCACCACCGTCGGTTTCGTCACCACTGACCGGGTCCGCATCGCCAACCTCGCCTGCGAGGATGTCGTGGCGCTGGGACGGGCCCCCTATACCAACTGGATCGGACGCATGCAGGAGGCCGACCGCGCCGTCGTCGAACGCTCGCTGCAACTGGTGGGCATGTCCGATTTCGCCCGTAAGACGATGGACCGCATGTCCGACGGCGAATGCCAGCGGGTGATGATCGCCCGTGTGCTGGCGCAGGACACCCCCGTCATCCTGCTGGACGAACCGACCGCCTTCCTCGACCTGCCCAACCGCTACACGCTGGCGACGCTGCTCCGGCGGCTGGCCCGCGAGGAGCGGAAATGCATCCTCTTCTCGACCCACGACCTCGACATCGCACTCTCGCTCTGTGACTCGGTGGCGCTGATCGACACTCCGTCGCTCCACCACCTCCCGGCCGACGCGATGGCCCGCAGCGGCCTGATCGAGCGGCTTTTCTCGGGCGAGAACGCCTGCTTCGACCCCGAAACACGGACAATCCGCCTGCGCTGACCCCCGGTGCAGAGCCGCCCGACGCGGCATCCGCAGGCTCCGGGACAAAAAATCCGCAATTTTTCAGCATATTTTTTGTACAAGTCACTTTTTTGCTTACCTTTGCACCGCTAAAGTAACCGCCATAACGGGCGGTGCGATAGCGGTAAGGCCCATTCGTCTATCGGTTAGGACGCAAGATTTTCATTCTTGAAAGAGGAGTTCGACTCTCCTATGGGCTACGAAAAACGGCATCCGGGGTGTAAAAACCGGGATGACGGACGGTAAATTACTTTTCAGGAGCGGGCTTCGGGCCTATCCGAACGCGGCCACGGCTCGCGGACAAGCAAGAACTTAAAAAAGTAAAAAATAAAATTTAACGGATTATGGCAAACCATAAGTCATCGAAAAAGCGTATTCGCCAAACCGCCATGAAGCGTGCCCACAACCGGCTGTTCCACAAGACGGCCCGCAATGCCGTGAAGGCCCTGCGCGCAACCACCGAGAAGAGCGCCGCCGAGGCCCTGCTTCCGAAGGTAACCGCCATGCTGGACAAGCTGGCCAAGCACAACATCGTGCACAAGAACAAGGCAGGCAATCTGAAGAGCGCCATGCAACTGCATGTGAACGCGCTTTAATCTGCCGCGGCGCAAAGACAAACGAGGCCGGAACAAATGTTCCGGCCTTCGTTTTGCCATCCCCGCCCGGCGGGGTTATCGTTCCAACTCCTCCAACAGTCGTTTAACAGCCGTCTCCGGCCCCGGGGTCTCGCCCTGCAGGGTAACGAACCGGCTGCGGACAATGCCGCGGGCGGCATTGTCCGCAGCGGCGCGGAAAGTCGCGCAGTTGCCTATCCCGAATCCAATCATCCGCGGATTGCGCAGCCCGAGGGCGCCAGTATGGTTAAACTACTCACCGCTCGAGGTAACTGCGGCAGCGCGAGTGCTACGGCCGCCGCAGCCGTTCCCGAACAAGGTCTTTCCCGGAGTGACGCGCCGGTTATTTCAGTCCGCCGATCACGTCGGCGATGCGGCCGAATACCTCCTCCATCGTTCCGGTGCCGTTCACCGAGGCATACTTGCCCTGCCCAGCGTAGTACTCCGACACGACGGCCGTCTGCATGCGGTAGACGTCCAGCCGGCCGCGGATCACCTCCTCCGAAGCGTCGTCGGCGCGGCCCGAGTCCTTGCCGCGCAGCAGGATGCGGCGCACCAGCTCCTCCTCCGGAACGTGAATGTCCACCATGATGTCCACCTGCAAGCCGTGTTTGGCGAGGATTTTGTCGAACTCCTCGGCCTGCACCGTCGTGCGGGGGAACCCGTCGAAGATGCAGCCGCGGGCGTTCATGTGCTCGGTGACATAATGCTCGATCATGCCGATGACGATCTCGTCGGGAGCCAGTTTACCTTCGCGGATGTACTCCTCCATGCTGCGTCCCAGCTCCGTGCCGCGGCGGATCTCGTCGCGGATCACCTCGCCGGTCGAAACATGGTCGATGCCGTAGTGCTCTTTCAGACGCTGGGCCTGCGTGCCCTTGCCGCACCCCGGAGCGCCGAATAAGACGATATTTATCATAACTAACCCTTTTTATGATGATTGAACCGGGCAAAAATACATTATTTTTTGGGGAAATAACAGGATTTCCCTAAATTTGTAAAAAATTTCAGTAACTATGGACCAGAAAAAGCGCACCGAGATCGCTTCGCTCGGACAATTCGGCCTCATCGACCTGCTGACCAAGGATTTCTCCGCCAAAAACGCCTCCACGATGAAGGGGGTCGGGGACGATGCCGCCGTGATCGCCCCGGCGCGCGGCGAAGCGGTGCTCTGCACGACCGACTCGTTTTACGAGGGTGTCGATTTCGACCTCACCTATTTCCCGCTCAAACATTTGGGTTACAAGGTCGTGACGGCCGGCATCAGCGACATTCTGGCCATGAACGCCCTCCCGGCGCAGATCACCGTTTCGCTCGGCGTCTCGTCGAAACTGCCCGTCGAGGCGTTGCAGGACCTCTACGAAGGGATCGCCTTCGCCTGCAACGAACAGGGCGTCGACCTCGTGGGCGGCGACACGCGGGCCTCGATGACCGGGCTGGTCATCACCGTCACCACGCTGGGCCATGCCAAAAAAGACAAGGTCGTCTACCGCAGCGGCGCCGGGCAGAACGACCTGATCTGCATCACCGGCAACCTCGGAGCCGCCTACATGGGCCTGCAACTGCTCGAACGCGAAAAGCGGGTGCTCGCCGACGTCCAGCACCCCGAACCGCAGTTCAAGGGGTACGAATACCTGCTCGAAAAGTACCTGAAGCCGCGCCCCCGCACCGACATCGTCGAGGCGCTGGCGGCGGAGAAACTCGTCCCGACGGCGATGATCGACCTCTCGGACGGACTTTCGAGCGACCTGATGCAGATTTGCCGCTCGTCGCATTGCGGGGCCCGCATCTACCTCGAGCGCATCCCGATCGCCAAGCAGACCACGTCGCTGGCCGAGGAGATGCACACCGACCCGGTCGTTGCGGCGCTGAACGGCGGCGAGGACTACGAACTGCTCTTCACGGTTCCCCTGTCGATGCAGGAACAGATCATGAAGTCGGGGCTGGTGGACGTCATCGGCCACATCACCCCCGAATCCACGGGCTGCTACCTCGTGACGCCCGACGGCGCCGAGATAAAACTCAAGGCGCAGGGGTTCCCCGACCCCGCCTGAGAAGCGGTTTTCATGCGTCCGACCGTTATCCCATAGCGGATGGCCCGTTGCGACACACCGACCGACATACGAAAACACCGCCCCAAAGGAGCGGTGTTTTTACATTTAATCCGAACCGGACTATTCGTCCTTACTCCATTTGGAACCGCCTTCGTTTTTCCAACGGCGGCCGTAATCGTCGCGGCCATACCCGCCGCCTTCGTTGCGTATGACAACCTGCGAGCCGTTTTCGTCATAACCGTACTGCTCGGGACCGGAACCGTCTGCCGACCGTTTTTTCGAGCGCCCTCCAGAACTCGACAAGGCATGGCTGATGAACATCAGCGCCAGCCAGAGAATGACCAGACATATCACCACGACCGAAGCGACCGCCCCGAACACAAACGCCAGAATCAGCACCGGCAACAACAGCAACGACCGCCCCAAAGCCGTCTTCCAGTCCTCGGCGGCAACGATCGACTCGGCCACGTCATATCCCCAGACCCACACGATGAGGGCCGCCATGGCTACATTGTTCATCGCCATATCCCATCCGAACCATTCGTAAAACAAACGCCCGCCGCCCGAAACGGCTCCGGCCAGCATGACGGCAAGAATCGACAGCGTGGCGAAATAAGGATTGGCATTTATCTTGTCGCCCCAGATTTTTCGTTCGAGCGCCCCGAAAAAGGTCATTTTATTTTTCATCATCTCATTTTTTAAGGATTGAACATCACAACGTGCGCAGCCACGGCGCAGCAAAGCGGTACACGGCCCACAGGGCGGCCAACGTCACCCCCGAAGCGACGACGATTCCTGCCATGTATTTATTCAGCGGCGAATAAACTCCCTGCGGAGCATCCTCTCCCGCACCCGAAAAGGCAGCACAGCGGGCAAACCGGATATACGCGCCGATCAGAAGCACATCCCATACGACCCGAAACACCATTCCGGGAAGCGAGCCGAAAGGATGCTCCCCCGGCCCTATGCCGATAACGACAACACCGAATAACACCCCGACCAGCGTAATCATTGCATCTACGAGCAGCAGCCCGATCCACGAAGCCGTGCCGGATTCGATCGCATTACTGCGGAGAATCACCGAAAAGGCGAAAAGCCATATGATCGAACAAGCAAGGGAAGTCAATCCACGATATGCATACATCTGTCCGATTTGCACCCCCGTTATATCTCCGGTCGCAGCGGACAGAGACAACGCACACCCGGCATAACACAGCACGATACATGCATATCCGACCGACAACAACACTGTTGCCGTTTTCGTAGCCCTATTCGCAGCACCCGGAATCAGCATGGCGAAACCGGCCATCGGGAACAGGAACGTAACAGCCGACATCACAAATTCGGTAACGGGAGAAGCCGGCAGTACCTCTTGCAGCAGATAAATGTGCAGTCCCAGCACCGACAGCACATTCCAGATCATCCACACGGCGAACAGCACGGCCGCGACAGTTTGCCGGGTCCCCGCTTTGCGCGGAACGGAGTCCCCTGATAAAGATAAAGATTGGTCCATAAAAATTTAGGTTGCGCCGCCCGCACCCCGGCGACAAAATAAAAAAGAAAGCGTGGTGCCGAAAACTTATTTCATCAGGATAGGTCGTAGGATACCATTGAATTTAAAATAAGCATCAACTCCCACGCCTATATCCGCAAAATACGGATACGACGCGGTAAGATGCATGCCTATTCCCAATTCGAGTGAATTTCCTACGTTCATCCTGAGGGAATAAACTTACACTTTCCGTGTTTGTCAATATGTTGCACAAAGATAGGAAAATGAATCGACATTCCCAAAACAGCCAATTTTTTCGACGCAAATTTTTCATTTCCAAAATATCTTCCTATCTTTGCGGTCCCGAAAAGGGAATAATTAACCAATTAAACGATTATGAACAATTACGAAACCGTTTTCATTGTCACGCCGGTTCTGTCCGATGCACAGGTGCAGGAGGTCGCTGACAAATTCCAGGGTGTCATCACCGAAAACGGCGGTCAGATCGTGAACAAGGAGTCGTGGGGCCTTCGCAAGCTCGCCTATCCTATTCAGAAAAAGACCACCGGTTTCTACTTCCTGGTAGAGTTCACGGGCGAAGGCTCGCTCATCAACACGCTCGAGACGCAGTACCGCCGCGACGAGCGCGTGATCCGTTTCTTAACTTTCAAGCAGGACAAATACGCCGTAGAGTACTCGGAGAAGCGTCGTGCTAAACTTTCTAACAAGCAGGAGGAGTAAACCATGGCACAGGAAAACAAGACACAGTCGGAGATCCGTTACCTGAATCCGGTATCGGTAGACGTCAAGAAGAAGAAATACTGCCGTTTCAAGAAACTCGGCATCAAGTATGTGGACTATAAGGACGGAGAGTTCCTCAAAAAGTTCCTCAACGAGCAGGGCAAGATCCTTCCCCGCCGCCTGACGGGTACTTCGCAGAAGTTCCAGAAGAAGGTCGCACAGGCCGTGAAGCGTGCGCGCCACCTCGCCATCCTGCCCTTCGTAACCGATTGCATGAAATAATTAAAAGGAGGACAAGACATGGAAGTTATTCTGATCAAAGATATGGAGAATCTGGGCTACGCCAACGACATCGTTACCGTCAAGCCCGGTTATGCGAACAACTACCTGATTCCTCAGGGCTACGCCAAAGCCGCCACGGCTTCCGCGAAGAAAGTTCTCGCCGAGAACCTCCGCCAGCGCGCCCACAAGGACGCCAAGATCCTTGCCGACGCACAGGCACTGGCCGAGACGATCTCGAACCTGCCGCTGTCGCTGGCTGTGAAGGCCGAGGAGGGCAAACTCTTCGGTACGGTTACCGCAACGGATCTGGCCGAGGCACTCGCCGCCAAGGGCATCACCGTAGACCGCAAGCAGATCAGCGTCGACGCCATCAAGACCGTCGGCGAGTTCGAGGCTACCGCCCGTCTGCACAAGGAGGTCAAAGCTACGATCAAGTTCACGGTCACCGCTGCCGAGTAACGCGAATCGATCTCATACGAAAAGAGCTTTCCGGTTTCGGAAAGCTCTTTTTTTGATTGCGCCGCGGAGGGGGGGGGGCAGCAGGAATTATGCCCCGAGGTGCAAACTGCTGCCGCAGCCTTTAAGACGGGCTTTTTAAGCCCGCGGGATGCTTCGGCTTCACGGCATAGGAGCGGAGCACCAGCCCCACGCCCGCAAAGATCACCAGCGCGAAGATCACCGTGTCCGCATGGAGTTTGTCGAGCCCCATCCCGATCGAAATGGCGATCGCCAGCACCGGCTGCAAATAGGTGTAGATGCTCGACACGGTCGCCGGAACGGTCTTGAGGGCATAGTTGAGCATCAGATTGGGCAGGTAGGTGGGTACGACCAGCACGAACAGCGCCGGAAAGAGGGCATGGCGGGCGATGGCCGCGAAATCGGTGTGGACGATGGGCCCGATGCCGACAGGCAGCGCCATGACGGCCGCGGCACAGTAAGCCCAGCGCAGCACGGTCGTAATGCGGTATTTGGCGATCAGACGCTTGAACCACACCATATATAACGAAGTGACGCAGGCGCAGAGGAAGATCATCACGTTGCCCCACAAGTGCGAGTGCGCATGGGCCGACGTGGCTCCCGCCAGCACCACCGCCACGGCTCCCGCCATTCCGAGCACCAAGCCCGCGACCTTGAGTTTCGTGAAGCGGTCCATCCCCAGCGCCACCGAGAGCACCAAGACCAGCAGCGGCACGATGGTGTCGATGATCGAACCGTCGATCGGCGAGGTCATCGACAGCCCGTACATGATGAATACCTTGCGCAGCACGCCGATCAGCAACCCGGCCCCGATCAGCTTGCGGCCGTCGGCCCAGTCGACCTTCTCGGCCTTCTGCCACAGCAGCGGCACGAGTGACAGCAGAGCCGTCGCCACGAGCGATGCCGAAACCAGCGCCATCGGGTGGATGTAACGCGGCAGTACATAGTTGTAAAACGGGTAGTCCATGGCCCAGACGATGTTGCACAGCAACAGGGCCAGATGGGGTTTCAGTCTGTTCATCCGTCCGATATTTTATCCGGAGAAAACAAAAACAGTGCCCGAAAAAAAGGACCTTCCCCTGCGGAAAAGCCCTGTACGAAAACAGCCGGACGATTTTACCGTCTCTGCGGCACCTCGAACGACCCCGGCGAAGCATCGGGAATCACCGCGCCCCGGTAGTATACCTTCCACGCATCCTTCGCGTAGCCTTTGCCCAGATTCTCGAACGACGGAGCCGCAGCACCCTTCACCTCACGGCCCTCGAAGACCACTTTCCAAGGGTCTTTGCCGTACCCGCCGCCCAGACTGGCGAACGACGAAGCCGACACCCCCTCGACTTTGCGGCCCCGGTACCAGACCGACCACGGGTCCTTGCCGTACCCTCCGCCGATATCCTCCACCTGCGAGAGGCTGTCCTGCCGCTTCCCGCGCAGGTAGGTGTGCCAATTATCCTTGCCGTACCCTTGGCCGAGGTTCTCGAACGACGAGACCGCGGCACCCTCCACCTTCCGGCCGCAATAGAAGACCGTCCAGTTGTCCTTGGCATAGCCGCCGCCGAGAACGGCGAACGACGAGACTGCGGCGCCCTTCACTTCACGGCCGGCATAGAACACTTTCCAATTATCCTTGCCGTAACCTCTGCCGAGGTCGGTAAATGACGAAGGCACGGCCCCTTCGACCCTGCGACCTCCGTACCAGACCGCCCGATCGTCCTTCACATACCCGCGGTGACGCCGTCCGGATTCCCGCTGCACCTCGCAGACCTGCTCCGCCCGGGTGAAACTCCGCGCCGCGCCCGGAAAGGCGACAAGGGCGGCCAATATCAGCAAGATCGACTTCTTCATAGCTTCGGCTTTTACATGAACAACTCCCAAATATACCGACTTATTGCCTGACGGCCAAAAAAACACCCGCACGAATTTCGCGCGGGTGTCCGTTTATCGGGATACGGGAGGTTGCACCCTCCCCGTCCCCGGATGCGGGGATTACTCCTCGTCCTCTTTCTTGGCAGCGGCTTTCTTGGCCGACTTGGCCTCGGCAGCCTCCATGGCGCTCTTCAGAGCGGCCAGGCCGGCGATGTCGCCCAGCGTCGTCTTCTCGACCGAAGCGTTGATCTTCTTCACGGTCGACTTCGTAGCGTCGGCGGCAGCACGCTTCTCGGCCTTCTCGGCAGCAAAAGCCTCCTTACGAGCTTCGTCGTAGGTGCGCAGATGCGAGAGGGTGATACGCTTGGTGGCCTTCGAGAACTCGATCACCTTGAAATCGAGCTTGTCGCCCACCTTCGGGGTCGAGCCGTCCTCTTTCACCAACTGGCGTGCGGGGCAGAAGCCCTCGATGTTCTCGCCCAGAGCAACTACGGCGCCCTTGTCGGTCAGCTCGGTGATCGTACCCTCGTGAACGCTGTCCACTCCATACTGATTCTCGAACTCGTTCCAAGGGTTCTCCTCGAGCTGCTTGTGGCCCAGCGACAGACGACGGTTCTCCTTGTCGATCTCCAGCACCACGACCTCGATGTCAGCGCCTACCGACGTGAACTCACCGGGGTGCTTCACCTTCTTGGTCCAACTGAGGTCCGAAATGTGG is a window encoding:
- a CDS encoding iron ABC transporter permease: MKRTALLFTLLTLLTAALFIADLAVGSVAVPLGDVWAALTGGACDPSASDIILKIRLLKAVTALFAGAALAASGLQMQTLFRNPLAGPYVLGVSSGAGLGVALFLLGAPLLGIAGHTFVQSLGIAGAAWLGAAAVLGIVMAVSRRIKDIMVILILGMMLGSGIGSVVEILQYLSSESALKSFVIWTMGSLGDVTASQLALLLPVVTAGLVLAVAVIKPLNLLLLGENYARTMGLNVQRTRTLIFLSTVLLAGTVTAFCGPVGFIGLAVPHLARMLFASADHRVLMPASMLTGAALLLVCDLIAKLLALPINTITALMGIPVVIYVVVRNRNIF
- the rpsR gene encoding 30S ribosomal protein S18; its protein translation is MAQENKTQSEIRYLNPVSVDVKKKKYCRFKKLGIKYVDYKDGEFLKKFLNEQGKILPRRLTGTSQKFQKKVAQAVKRARHLAILPFVTDCMK
- a CDS encoding ABC transporter ATP-binding protein; this encodes MSIRLDHIALSYGSRTLLEDVSASFEQGRLTALIGRNGTGKSTLLRALAGLGATAAGNIELCGRPLTALTPHERATTVGFVTTDRVRIANLACEDVVALGRAPYTNWIGRMQEADRAVVERSLQLVGMSDFARKTMDRMSDGECQRVMIARVLAQDTPVILLDEPTAFLDLPNRYTLATLLRRLAREERKCILFSTHDLDIALSLCDSVALIDTPSLHHLPADAMARSGLIERLFSGENACFDPETRTIRLR
- the thiL gene encoding thiamine-phosphate kinase — translated: MDQKKRTEIASLGQFGLIDLLTKDFSAKNASTMKGVGDDAAVIAPARGEAVLCTTDSFYEGVDFDLTYFPLKHLGYKVVTAGISDILAMNALPAQITVSLGVSSKLPVEALQDLYEGIAFACNEQGVDLVGGDTRASMTGLVITVTTLGHAKKDKVVYRSGAGQNDLICITGNLGAAYMGLQLLEREKRVLADVQHPEPQFKGYEYLLEKYLKPRPRTDIVEALAAEKLVPTAMIDLSDGLSSDLMQICRSSHCGARIYLERIPIAKQTTSLAEEMHTDPVVAALNGGEDYELLFTVPLSMQEQIMKSGLVDVIGHITPESTGCYLVTPDGAEIKLKAQGFPDPA
- the rplI gene encoding 50S ribosomal protein L9 → MEVILIKDMENLGYANDIVTVKPGYANNYLIPQGYAKAATASAKKVLAENLRQRAHKDAKILADAQALAETISNLPLSLAVKAEEGKLFGTVTATDLAEALAAKGITVDRKQISVDAIKTVGEFEATARLHKEVKATIKFTVTAAE
- a CDS encoding adenylate kinase → MINIVLFGAPGCGKGTQAQRLKEHYGIDHVSTGEVIRDEIRRGTELGRSMEEYIREGKLAPDEIVIGMIEHYVTEHMNARGCIFDGFPRTTVQAEEFDKILAKHGLQVDIMVDIHVPEEELVRRILLRGKDSGRADDASEEVIRGRLDVYRMQTAVVSEYYAGQGKYASVNGTGTMEEVFGRIADVIGGLK
- the rpsT gene encoding 30S ribosomal protein S20; protein product: MANHKSSKKRIRQTAMKRAHNRLFHKTARNAVKALRATTEKSAAEALLPKVTAMLDKLAKHNIVHKNKAGNLKSAMQLHVNAL
- a CDS encoding DMT family transporter, whose translation is MNRLKPHLALLLCNIVWAMDYPFYNYVLPRYIHPMALVSASLVATALLSLVPLLWQKAEKVDWADGRKLIGAGLLIGVLRKVFIMYGLSMTSPIDGSIIDTIVPLLVLVLSVALGMDRFTKLKVAGLVLGMAGAVAVVLAGATSAHAHSHLWGNVMIFLCACVTSLYMVWFKRLIAKYRITTVLRWAYCAAAVMALPVGIGPIVHTDFAAIARHALFPALFVLVVPTYLPNLMLNYALKTVPATVSSIYTYLQPVLAIAISIGMGLDKLHADTVIFALVIFAGVGLVLRSYAVKPKHPAGLKSPS
- the rpsF gene encoding 30S ribosomal protein S6, translated to MNNYETVFIVTPVLSDAQVQEVADKFQGVITENGGQIVNKESWGLRKLAYPIQKKTTGFYFLVEFTGEGSLINTLETQYRRDERVIRFLTFKQDKYAVEYSEKRRAKLSNKQEE